The genomic region GCAGCATTCGTggtagttgtgattaagggggaCTGACTGCAGTCTTCTTTTGTCACTTTCTTATCCAGACttctccaatatttttttttatcctCTAGATCTGCTGATCTTTCGTTTCTTTTGACTTCCTCCAACTGCTACAACAGTCCTTCAAACCTTCAAAACTTTAAAGAAAGGAGTTGTAAATCATCTTGGAGGCATTaataaaaactcaaaattttgtgCTGCAGTATTTTGTCTCTGTTTTATTAATCGCTGAAGCAATATTATCTATCGTTGGaatatttcttttatttcctcTGCTAACAGGCCAATGAATCTCTCTTCGCTCCGGCCGTAATATTTAAGTTTTGACGGATGTCCTTTGCCTTCATGCGGTGCCCATACTGGCACCATCTCTCTTATCCCTTCCCTTTAattatttctattattttatttttattaaaattttgtcGAATTAATATAGTCGGAGGGACCGGTTGTGGGATGTGATAAAACCCTCCTTTTATGAATTGTACCTGTTTACTAGGACAATTAAATTATCTGTAGAGAACTATAATAGTTCTGTTCAAAATAGTTCACGTTGATCAGTGAAGACAAATTTCCAGAAATTTTTAGTTgaaaaacatcattacaacaaaacCAGAAGAGAAACGACAACAATGAATTACGACGACATTTAGTTTTGGTTTTAGTGGCACAATTTTGGAGGTGATTCCTAATGAATAGGAGGACATGATTATCTCACTTTTTCACATTATAATATACAAGAATGGGGCTGCGTACACTGTAATTGCCATGGCTCCAAGTCAATGCGCCCGATAGTAAAGCGTAATCATCTGGTACAATTCGACTTTCAATTTTCACATTGTATGACTTCATCTGGTTGGAGGACGTGAAAGTGAGTGTTTTGGGTTCCACTGTCACGTTCATTCCAAACGGTACCTCTATTTTGACTTGGTACGTAGATTTTGCAGGTCCTACATTTGTAACTGTCCTTGGAAATTGAGCAAAAATGGGCTCGCTTGCATCGCTAATGACCATTAAGGAAGGATAGTTAAGTTCCCATACTCCATTTTTAGATAAACTTGAAGAACAACTGATAAATTCTCCTGTCAGCAAACGTAAAGATGTTTCACTGTATCCTTGGCTACATAGCATGTTGATATAAGAATTTGCGTCGGCGTCATACACAAGCCCTGGATTGATGGCCTTGAGTGGATTAATCTGCCCTGCGCCATATCCTAATTCTGCAGCTTCATTGCCGTCCAATGTTGCATCCAATGTTGATGCTGCATCATAAATGAAACTGTGAGGATGGTTAAGAAAGATAAATGAATATATACAGTTTTTGGGTAGTTGAATGGATATCCACCTGTGGTCATGAGAGCAGATTTGATAGCAGCAGGAGACCAGTCAGGATGAAATGACTTGACATAGGCAGCTGCTCCTGTGGCATGAGGGCATGCCATGGATGTTCCAGAAACTATGTTAAAATCCACTTTTCTTTTGTCCAAAAAATCCGTGCTCATTGGTGCAGCTTTTGACCAGGCCGCTAGAATATCTACACCTGGTGCAGTGATGTCAGGCTGTCAAGGAAATGTGATATGAAAGGATTAGTTGAATAGTTAATTAAGGCAGCTAGAAGTCCCTTGGAAATTAAATTTCAAATTGCAATCAGATAAATTTGAGTTTTCATACCTTTAGAAGATCTGGTGTGATTTTGCTGGGACCTTTAGATGAGAATGAAGCTATTATAGGTGCAGGTAAATCATTCCCAGCCACGCTTTTTGCTGTACTTGCAATAGGAGACATAGTGAAATATACAACAATTAAAACATTAGCCGTCTCTTAAAGGATGGTTTAATTTGGagttttcattttttaattgaACTATCCTTGTTAAAGCcttatattttaatttttgtttctaatCATACATTTAATCTTTCCATTCCTTTATTGATCTTGAATAGGGGCTCAAACTTTTAAACAATTTTAGATGTAATCTTAATATCTGGGTGACCATATGGGTGAGTACTTTCAGACACTTTAATCTTGGAGGGCCCATCTGCAGCCAGGATCATCCTAAACTGCAAGTAATGTTAGTAGCGAGATGTAGAATTCTAACACATCATTATCAACATGGCACTTATTTTTTAAAGGCAGCTTACTGTTTCACAAATCTTTTAGTGGCAGAAAttaaaaacattataaaaaattattatatttagaTGATCATTTACCACACTATCCAATCCTGCAAAATCTTTCTAGAACTAGAATAGCTTAAATCTCCCTATAAAATTATAGCACTCCCCATTTTACAGcataaaaattctaaaattttgAAACTTGCTTAGAAATCCAACTGTTATGGGTAGAAAAGTAATTCATTTCATATTTATACATCTACCTTGTAGAATTGATGTAAGATCTAACAATCTTTTCATGTTCGGTTGAAATAACTGTGGCAGGGATCATGAATGATACAGCTGTATCATTACTATCATCATACAATATTATGGTACCTGCCCCTCCAGAGACATACACTCCTCCATCCGTCCAATGGAGTGGATCTAAGTAGCAAAGTACTATTTTTCCTTCGACTATGCCACGATCCAGGGAATATAACCCGCAACCACTGACAAAATTCACAATCATACAAATGGAGACCTTTCAGctcaaaaaaataaacaaatttaatttaagtaattcttaaTGAATTTCATTTGACGTTATGCATTTCACCGTGAGTCATCTGAAGAAAATCCGACAGAAACATTAGCAGCATCTCCGCCATATACTAAAGGATACCAAGGCTGCTCCATTGTGAATGTGTTTATAGCATGCCCCTATCTCAACATTAAAGTCAACAAGTTAGAACTTTGATCACGTAATATGAGTGAACACAATGATAATGATATTTGATTTACCTCGAAAGACATTTGATTTCCCAAAGTAAGTTGTGACTTGAACTGGCGATCAATGGTGCTTGCAGCCACTGTCAGAGACCAGGGGGAAAAATTGCAAACAGATCCCTCTATGGCATCGTTACAAGCACCATTTGATGTCAAGATTCCTCTCTTCATTGCATGGAATGCTCCTATTGCAATGCTATCTTCAAAGTAGTCAAGTGGTAAGAAGGGTCCACCATGTCCAATTGAAACAGAAATGACATCTACACCATCATAGATTGCATCATCAAATGCGGCAAGGAGATCTACATCGCTGCAAGAATCTGACCAACAAACCTTGTATATAGCAATTCTTGCACCAGGTACTCCTCCACGCACGTCTCCTTGGGCTAATCCAAAAAGGCTGGCATTTCTGACAATGCTTCCAGCAGCTATGGAGGAGGTGTGTGTTCCATGGCCATTTGAATCTCTTGGAGAGATGAACTCACCAGCATCTGGTTGAGATTCCAAGCCTTTATAATAATACTTTGAACCTATTATTTTCCTGGTAAACAATTAAACAAGTCTGTCAGTGCGATATAATTTCAAAACAATTATTGCCTATACAGTATTTCTGAACAGGAAGAGGATTTAGATTGGAAAATAGAACAAATGAATGTTTTAGTACTTATTGCAAGCTTTGAAGTCGGGTGTTGTTTGGCACGCTCCCCTCCATTTTGAGGGAATGGGACCCAATCCAGCATCATCGAAACTTTCTGATTCTGGCCACACCCCTGCACTCAAATCAAGAAATTTTTTTCAGAATTTATATGGGAAATATGCGAAATCATTATACTTTTTCTTCTATGCTGCCATTGAAGCTTCTATTGCTCTCCTATTTATACCTGTATCTAGAACGCCAACAATTACGTCACTTTGATACTCCAAATCATTGGTTTGCTGAATCAGAGGGAGTCCCACAAAATCCCATGACCTACTTGTCAAGAGTTGAGCATTTTTGCTTTCAAACATCGAAACTACACCGTCTGTATCTGTAATCCATAAACAAGACTTTGAACTCattatttgaaaataaatgataaataaaaattCCTGGGAACCACCTATTTTTGGGGCAATCTTACTTGAGAGGTATTGGACATGAGATGAAGAAAGCCAAGCTGCGAATCCATTAAAGCTCTTCCAATAACTATGAACCAAAGATTCCTCTGCTGCCTTATGGCTTAACAAGCATATTGAAagaaataaaattagaaaaatagtTCTTTTTCATAAGAATAGAGCACGGACATACAAGGAGGAATTATGTAAAAACCTTCCAAGTACAGAGTGAAGCAATGAAAGGTGGGACTCAGTTGCTGCTGTTTGGGAATAATCTTGTATATCTGGGGACCTAACATCACCCATGTACACTATGTAAAGCTGatatagaaaacaaaacaaatttaGTCAGTTAAACATTTTTGAGAGGTAACATGTCAAACATAGGGAGATGAGTAAAGATATTACCTTTTCATTCAAGAGTTGAGAAGCAGCTGTGGAGAGAAAgataagaagaaaaatgaagacaaacacAAGATGAGTTATGGCCGTGCTTGCCATTGAGAGGTTAGTAATGTAATGTTTTGACTCTCTCTCACAATGCACTGAAACGGGCCATCTATTATAAACAAGGATTTGTAATAAATAAAGCAAACATTGACGAGAATCACAGAGTGGAATAGAAGAAACAAAATATGAACATCATTCCATTAATGAAAAAAACGTTAGCTCCGTCGTGAGTTTTAAAGACGAGGCGTTTCATAGAAATTAATGAAAAACAATAATAGAAGGCGGTGTTTACAATTTTCTTCTTATGACAACTTTTGAGAAGGCGTCAATTGAATCAGAAGCCGGTTGTATTTACACCCTCACTTCCCACATTCCTAGTATCATAAAACCCCACGAAAGTACAATTTTCTTCTTATGACAAGTATTGAGAAGGTGTCAATTGAATCAAAGTCGGTTGTATTGGACGTgtctattttggttccaaaaagacagtacggattgactaacatgcatgttagtcgcgtgttttacaccgtcgattttgcaattaacggttgcgattgactaacctgtcactaacacgctaTACGACGGGTCTGTTTTGTAGCTAGAATAGTCGTGGCCGTCGTATTTACACCCTCATTTCCCACATTCCTAGTATTATAAAACCCCACGAAAGTTGTTCAAATTTgagattttcttttttctttttttaagaaaacttaaatattcatattaattaaatttcaaaaaatatatataaaatagtaATAGTTTTGATTGATTAAAGCAGGAGACAACCCGAACCCTTAACATAAGAGGGAGGTACTCACAAGTAGGGAGCCCACCTACACTTGAAAAGAACACACTCATTTTTAGAAAGAGAGGCTTTTGACCAGAGCATCCAACTGGTGGGAACAAGGGTCCCCAACCCTCAACAAGCTTACACTTTCAGAACGGAGGGGTTTAGGAGAGCACCCCAAACCATAAACCAAACAAACACCCTTGTATTGAAAACAAAACAAGCAAGGAAGCAAAAAGCTACTAGCGAGTTTTGAAAAGCTTCTCGCAACCTTTTTCTTGAACGACCTCCATGAACAAAAACATTCTCTAAAAAGGGAGGAGACTATAAAGGTCTCAAAAATAACTTGTTTTGGAAGGCACCCAAAAACCTAAAATTGTAGAAACACTTAGCCATTCTAGACAAACACAACATAGGATAGTCAAGAGTGGACTAGAATAGACAATCCAAAAGGGTTTTGAAAGATCACCTAGCCATTCTAGAACCTGGCAATGGACTAGCACAAAACATCCCAAAGGATTTTGAAAGGCATAACCTTAGATTGGAAGAACACTCTGCAAACGAAACAACATAGACCACCTCAATATGTCCATTGCCTACAGTTGAACCACTATAAGTAGTCCAAATATCTTGGAAGTGACACTCACCCTCAAAAATCCTCCTCAATAGATTTATCAACCATAAACCCCTCCATATGATCCACCTCAATAGAACCGAGGACAAGAGAAATTGCCTAAACCAAAACATTCCTAGACATCTAGCTCAACACAACATACTCTACAAAAGCTCTGCCACCCATGGTGCCCTCCAAACCTCTGCACCACACAAGGAAACCAACATTGGCACCCCAATAGAGAGGAGCGACACCAAAATAGACAAGTCATAGGAACAAGGGAGCCAAAAGATAACTCGAGAGATAAGCACCAGCCACCATATATAATTCAAATAGCCAACGCTACCAAATGAATCACTAGAGTTCAAAAAGGGAGAGAATCCCCACTCACCATGATGGGAGGAACCCTTAACAAATCTTGGCACCAACGACAACCAACTAGAAAAGGAGTGATATAAACAAAGGTGATATAACCCTAGCTATAGGAAGAAAAGAAGCACGAACCAAGCACAAACCCAAAGGGAAGACCTAACAAAAGATGGGGCTCCAAAGGCCAAGTGCTCTAAGAGACAGGGGCAAGAGAAAAAACTAACAAAACAAAAAAAGCTCTTGTTGGTCAAAAGGGTAACAGAGGAGAAAGAAAACAATTGTTCATGCACCAACCTAGCAGGGGACCAACAAGGATCAACTCCCTTACCTAGGTTAAGAGAGGAAAAAGCCTACTAGAGAAGGAGACTTTGGAAGACTCATCCTCTGCAAAACGCAGGGACAAAGACAAGGCATAGAAAATCCCCACATAAATCTCAATAGTAGACACAAATCCATCTAGGTCACTCCCATCTTCCTCATCCCCTACTTCAGTAGCAATAGAAACCCTACCACTCCTTCCTCTGCTCTCACTCGCTCCTTCACTCTCACACGCCATACTCCTCCCTTTGGTTCCTAATAGAATAGTAATAGTTGTTATTAGAGTTTAAAGGTTAAAAATTTGAAGAGGTTTAGTGTAAACCCATTACATTTAAAAAGAAGAAGAATTCATAGAATTTATAAACTAAGCAGAGAGAtatcattgtttaaattttttaatctaataaaattatattattttagtggaataatgaaaaaaattaaagcCTCAATATCTCTCAACttactttatatatataatttaatatatatgctAGTAGCATCCCCAGCCCCTACATAttagaaataaaacaaataaacatttattaatttataagtTCAATACTTTATTTCTTATTAAGTATTCAAATAAACTTTTAAAAAtactagtttttaaatttaaataactttaataaaattattttaacataAAAAAAGTATTTGAGTTAACTCTTATTGAAGGGTTGTAGCTAATTAAGTTGAGATTTTAcactaaccttgaccttaattgAATAGATAAGGTTAGGATTAGGGTCACATTTAATGAGCTACCAATATAAGcataaaataagtattaataatgtTATGTTTGATTAATGATAGGTTACAATTACTCTCAAGATTAGGATTAGAGTTAAAATTACTCTTAGTTTTAGTTATAGGGTTAAAGTTAgaattaggattatagttaggattAGGGTCACAATTAAGATTAGATTAATATTATAGTGAGAATTAGTGTCAAGGTTAAGATTAGAGTTTTTTATTAGggtaaaacaggttttgaaggggcctcgaaaccctttacaatcaaAGAGCTACCAACGAGGAATAGACTAGACTGCCTGGTAGTGACACACAGGTTTTAGAAAGGACCTGATACCTTCTAAACTTGCGGGCATCCAAAACCCAGAAAAAAGTTGTAAAAGAAATAAACAGAAAAAACACAGCAACTAAAACACCAGCCAAACATCAAAGATAAAACATTGCATACCAGGCTGGCCTAAACACATGGTCTAAAACAACAAACACTAGACCTTAGAAAACATAGATCAAGGGTTTATTAGGCACCCTCAACCAGCAAGAAAGGTTTTCTGAGGCTCCCATAACCTGTAACAACAACTTCGGGCCTGCACCTAACCAAAAACAATAGCTAgccaaactaggcccttgaaaactttCAGCATCCAATCTGTCCCTGGTATGAACGAGAGACATAGGATTTTTCCAGGCTCCCTTAACCttgaaagtgggttttacaaggctcccacaacttgaATTAGGATTTTTCTAGGTTCCCTCAACCAAGATAACGGGTTTAGCAAGGAACCCCACAATCAGAGACaatgggtttttgaaaggaacccttAACCTTGATATTGAGGATGAACAAAGAAGCGTACCAAAAAAGTTTCCAAATTCCCCACAAATTAAAGTTACAATTAATGTTAGTTTTAGTTGCAAGGTTAAAGTTAGAGGTAGGATtagagtttgagtttgagtttgagtttagCAATAATATACTATAGAAAGACAAATATTcattttgaatatatattttaatataaattttaacaaTGATCAGTTCtcattaacttttttttttttgatcgataaaggCAAAGCCAGATTATATTATGAATATATAGAATTTACAGAGCAATAGTTTTAGCAGAGTCCCAAAAAGTGCATCCAATTCCTTCTCTTACAAGCAAACACTCCATATGAAAGTCTGAGAAAACCCTTAAAAAAGAGATTGAAGTCTAAAAGACAGAAGCTTACTGCCCTGTTTACAGAGATTATAACGGAGTAAACAAAAAAACGTTCAAGAGACATAACAAAAAACATAAGGGAGCTAGAGGGGCCTAGCTTGCAATTTCCTGTTGGGCTTCAGCTGACGGGTGCTCCTTCCTTGCTTGTCCACGTCCTCTGCACGGAGGGCGACCTCTACCATGGCCAATTCCAGTCCCACGGTGACCCCTGCAAGCACGACCCCTGCTAGCCTGTTCCAAATGTAGGTTTTCATCTTCTGGTTTCGAAGGCAGAATACCGTTGAGTCTTGCAAACTGAATAAGGTCCTCCTCCCTTCCAAGGTCTTCTAAATTCTCATTAACTTTGAATATATATTATTGATTCAATGAGATTTGCATTGACTTTAATAGTCTTATTTTTCTGATACAAAATTAACTTACAAGAACAAACTACACACTTGATGTATTAAATGTAAACCTTATTTCCTAACATAGATAGCCATGGAAGCCATGATTATCTACTGTTTCACATTATAATATACAAGAATGGGGCTCCGCACACTGTAATTGCCATAGCTCCAAGTCAATGCACCTGATAGTAAAGCGTCATCATCTGGTATAACTTGACTTTCAATTTTTACATTGTATGACATCTTCTTGTTGGAGGATGTGAAAGTGAGTGTATCTGGCTCCACTGTCACGTTCATTCCAAAGGGTGCATCTATTTTGGCTTGGTAAGTAGAGTTTGCAGGTCCTACATTTGTAACTGTTCTTGGAAATTGAGCAAAAGTGGGCTCACTTGCATTGCTAATAACCATTATGGAAGGATAGTTAAGTTCCCATACTCCATTTTTAGATAAGTTTGAAGAACAAGTGATAGATTCTCCTGTCAGCAAACGTAAGGATGTTTCATTGTATCCTTGGCTACATAGCATGTTGATATAAGAATTTGAGTCGACATCATACACAAGCCCTGGATTGATGGCCTTGAGGGGATTAATCTGCCCTGCACCATATCCTAATTCTGCAGCTTCATTGCCATATAATGTTGCATCCAATAGTGATGCTGCATCATAAATGAAATTGTGAGGctagttaagaaaaataaatgaatATATACAATTTTTGGGTAGTGGAATGGGTATCCACCTGTGGTCATGAGAGCGGATTTGATAGCAGCAGGAGACCAGTCAGGATGAAATGACTTGACATAGGCAGCTGCTCCTGTGGCATGAGGGCATGCCATGGATGTTCCAGATTCTATGTTAAAATCCACTACTCTTTTGTCCAACGGATCCATGCTCATTGGCGCAGCATTTGACCAAGCCGCTAGAATATTTACACCTGGTGCGGTGATGTCGGGCTGTCAAGGAAATATGACATGAATGGATTTCTTCAGTAGTTAATTCAGACCAACACAAGTCCCTTGGAATGAGCTTTCAAATTCCAATGAGATATTTAAGTTTTGTTACCTTTAGAAGATCTGGTGTGATTCTGTTGGGACCTTTAGATGAGAATGAACCTATTATAGGTGCAGGTAAATCATTGCTAGTCACACTTTTTGCTATACTTGCAATTGGAGACCTAGTGAAATGTACAAGAATTAAAGCATTAGTCGTCTCTTAAAGCATGGTTTTATTTAAAGTTTTCGTTTTGTTATTGAACTAGCCATGTTAGAGCTTTAGATTTCAGGTTTTTTTTGTACCATAGATATAATTTTTCTGACTGTCAGGAAGTTTGTTCGATTTTTTTATTAATCTCGAATATGGGCTCAAATGTTTTAACCAATTTTGGATGTAATTCAAAATAACTGGGTGGCCATGTGGGTGAGTACTGGCAGCCACTAGAACAAACACTATAATCTTAGAGGGCCCATCTGCAACCAGGATCATCGTAAACTACAAGTAATGTTAGTAGTGAGATTTAGAATTCTAACACATATAATCAACATGGCAAGTAAATAGTTATATTTAGATGATCATTTACCACCTTATCCAATCCAATAAAATCTGAATCtccatgtaaaaaaaaaaattctccattttttagcattaaaattataaaattttgaaTCTTTCATAGAAACCCTAGGTGACTTTCTACTCCATCAAACTCAACTCTTATGGGGAgaatatataattcatttcatttttgcatttacCTTGTAGAATTGATGTAAGATCTGACAATCTCTTCCTGTTCGGCTGAAATAACTGTGGCGGGGACCATGAACGAGAAAGCTGTATCATTATTAACATTATACAATATTATGGTACCTGCCCCTCCAGAGACATACACTCCTCCATCCGGCGGATCGATTGGCTCAGCAAAGTAGCAAAGTACTATTTTTCCTTCGACTATACTGCGATCCAGGGAATATAGTCCGCAACCACTGACCAAATTCACAATAATACAAATCCAGAGAACTTTCAGTTAAACTAAATCAGCAAATTTAATTAAAGTAAATTCTTGATAAATTTCATGTGATTTTATGCATTTTACCGTGAGTCATCTGAAGAAAATCCGCCAGAAACATTAGCagcatctcctccatatactaaagGATACCAAGGCTGCTCCATTGTGAATGTGTTTATAGCATGCCCCTATCTCAACATTAAACTCAACACGTTAGAAATTTGATCACTTAATATCAGTGGAACACAATGATATTTGATTTACCTCGAGAAACATTTGATTTCCCAAAGTAAGTTGTGATTTGAATTGCCGATCAATGGTGCTTGCAGCCACTGTCAGAGACCAGGGGGAAAAGTTGCAAACAGATCCCTCAACGCCATCGTTACAAGCACCATTTGATGTTAAGATTCCTCTTTTCATTGCATGGAATGCGCCTATGGAAATGCTATCTTCGAAGTAGTCAAGTGGGGGAAAGATGCCTCCATTTGAAATACCAATAGAAACAGAAATTACATCCACACCATCATGGATTGCATCATCAAATGCGGCAAGGATATCTACATCGCTGCAAGAACGTGACCAGCAAACCTTGTATATAGCAATCCTTGCACCAGGTACTCCTCCACGTACGTCTCCTTGTGCTAATCCAATGAGACTGCCATTTCTGACAATGCTTCCAGCAGCTATGGAAGAGGTGTGTGTTCCATGGCCATTTGAATCTCTTGGAGAGATGAACTCACCAGCAGCTGGTTGAGTTCCTTTATCGTAAAATCTTGCACCTATTATTTTCCTGGTAAACAAGTAAACACAGCACTTTAAAATCTCAAAATAAATTATCTTCTAAAGTATCTCTGCATGGGAAGAGAATTTAGTTCTAAAAGTAGCATGAATATGCTTTAGTACTTATTGCAGGCTTTGAAGTCGGGTGTTGTCTGACACACTCCCTTCCATTTTGAGGGAATGGGACCCAATCCCGCATCATCGAAACTTTCTGACTCTGGCCATACCCCTACACTCAAATTGGATCAGAGATTTTTTCAGAATTAATATGGGAAATATACGAAACCATTTTACTGTCTGTTCTATGCTACAAATAAAGTTTCTATTGTTTTTATTTATACCTGTATCTAGCATGCCTACAATTACATCACTTTGATACTCCAAATGATCGGTTTGCTGAGATAGAGGGAGTCCCACAAAATCCCATGATCTAGTTGTCAAGAGTTGAGCGTTTTTGCTTTCAAACACCGAAACTACTCCATCTGTGTCTATTATTCACAAACCAGACTTTCGACtcattatttgaaaataaaatcataaataaatcAGTAATACATTGGAAATAAAATACAAATTTCTGGTAACTAGCTCTAACATCCTGGTTCCCAAACTTCTGATAAAATTTCCCCCCACCCCTGAACAAGCGTTTTGCTTTGTTGAAATTAATCTAGTGAAGGTAATATTAATCTTACTTGAGAGGCGTTGGACATGAGATGAGGAAAGCCAAGCTGCGAATCCGTTAAAGCTCTTCGAATAACTATGAACCAAAGACTCCTGTGCTGCCTCATGGCTTAACAAGCATATTGAAAAAAGTAAAATTAGAAAAATAGCTCTTTCTAAGAACAAGATAGTGACATAGAAGAAGAAAGAATTATGTAAAAACCTTCTAAGTACAGAGTGAAGCAATGAAAGGTGGGACGCAGTCGCTGATGTTTGGGAAAAATCTTGTTTATCTGGGGATGGAACATCACCCATGTACACTATGTATAGCTGATTTGGCATAGAATAAAATGTTATAGTCAGTAACAATTCAAACAGAGGGAGATGAAGTTATTTACTATCCAACATTGACATggtagaaggagaagaggaaagatattaccttttcATTCAAGTGTTGAGAAGCAGCTGTGGAGACAAGAAAAAAGAAGGAAAACAGAAGATGGGTTGTGGTTGTGGTTGCCATTAAGAAGGGAAACAGAAATAATGATTTGACTGTCTCTCCAAATGCAATGAAAGAGACCATCTATTATAAACACTGGTTTGTAATAAATAAAACAAACTTTGACGAGAGCCACGATAATTTCCTTAATACG from Cryptomeria japonica chromosome 3, Sugi_1.0, whole genome shotgun sequence harbors:
- the LOC131059783 gene encoding cucumisin-like is translated as MACESEGASESRGRSGRVSIATEVGDEEDGSDLDGFVSTIEIYVGIFYALSLSLRFAEDESSKLYIVYMGDVRSPDIQDYSQTAATESHLSLLHSVLGSHKAAEESLVHSYWKSFNGFAAWLSSSHVQYLSNTDGVVSMFESKNAQLLTSRSWDFVGLPLIQQTNDLEYQSDVIVGVLDTGVWPESESFDDAGLGPIPSKWRGACQTTPDFKACNKKIIGSKYYYKGLESQPDAGEFISPRDSNGHGTHTSSIAAGSIVRNASLFGLAQGDVRGGVPGARIAIYKVCWSDSCSDVDLLAAFDDAIYDGVDVISVSIGHGGPFLPLDYFEDSIAIGAFHAMKRGILTSNGACNDAIEGSVCNFSPWSLTVAASTIDRQFKSQLTLGNQMSFEGHAINTFTMEQPWYPLVYGGDAANVSVGFSSDDSRGCGLYSLDRGIVEGKIVLCYLDPLHWTDGGVYVSGGAGTIILYDDSNDTAVSFMIPATVISTEHEKIFRMILAADGPSKIKVSETKSVAGNDLPAPIIASFSSKGPSKITPDLLKPDITAPGVDILAAWSKAAPMSTDFLDKRKVDFNIVSGTSMACPHATGAAAYVKSFHPDWSPAAIKSALMTTASTLDATLDGNEAAELGYGAGQINPLKAINPGLVYDADANSYINMLCSQGYSETSLRLLTGEFISCSSSLSKNGVWELNYPSLMVISDASEPIFAQFPRTVTNVGPAKSTYQVKIEVPFGMNVTVEPKTLTFTSSNQMKSYNVKIESRIVPDDYALLSGALTWSHGNYSVRSPILVYYNVKK
- the LOC131059781 gene encoding cucumisin-like; protein product: MATTTTTHLLFSFFFLVSTAASQHLNEKLYIVYMGDVPSPDKQDFSQTSATASHLSLLHSVLRSHEAAQESLVHSYSKSFNGFAAWLSSSHVQRLSNTDGVVSVFESKNAQLLTTRSWDFVGLPLSQQTDHLEYQSDVIVGMLDTGVWPESESFDDAGLGPIPSKWKGVCQTTPDFKACNKKIIGARFYDKGTQPAAGEFISPRDSNGHGTHTSSIAAGSIVRNGSLIGLAQGDVRGGVPGARIAIYKVCWSRSCSDVDILAAFDDAIHDGVDVISVSIGISNGGIFPPLDYFEDSISIGAFHAMKRGILTSNGACNDGVEGSVCNFSPWSLTVAASTIDRQFKSQLTLGNQMFLEGHAINTFTMEQPWYPLVYGGDAANVSGGFSSDDSRGCGLYSLDRSIVEGKIVLCYFAEPIDPPDGGVYVSGGAGTIILYNVNNDTAFSFMVPATVISAEQEEIVRSYINSTRSPIASIAKSVTSNDLPAPIIGSFSSKGPNRITPDLLKPDITAPGVNILAAWSNAAPMSMDPLDKRVVDFNIESGTSMACPHATGAAAYVKSFHPDWSPAAIKSALMTTASLLDATLYGNEAAELGYGAGQINPLKAINPGLVYDVDSNSYINMLCSQGYNETSLRLLTGESITCSSNLSKNGVWELNYPSIMVISNASEPTFAQFPRTVTNVGPANSTYQAKIDAPFGMNVTVEPDTLTFTSSNKKMSYNVKIESQVIPDDDALLSGALTWSYGNYSVRSPILVYYNVKQEEDLIQFARLNGILPSKPEDENLHLEQASRGRACRGHRGTGIGHGRGRPPCRGRGQARKEHPSAEAQQEIAS